The Henckelia pumila isolate YLH828 chromosome 2, ASM3356847v2, whole genome shotgun sequence genome includes a window with the following:
- the LOC140880470 gene encoding ubiquitin-conjugating enzyme E2 2, which yields MSTPARKRLMRDFKRLQHDPPAGISGAPQDNNIMLWNAVIFGPDDTPWDGGTFKLTLQFTEDYPNKPPTVRFVSRMFHPNIYADGSICLDILQNQWSPIYDVAAILTSIQSLLCDPNPNSPANSEAARMFSENKREYNRRVRESVEQSWTAD from the exons ATGTCGACCCCGGCTAGGAAGAGGCTGATGAGGGACTTCAAGAGGTTGCAGCATGACCCACCAGCAGGAATTAGTGGTGCGCCGCAGGACAATAATATCATGCTCTGGAATGCAGTTATATTTGG TCCTGATGATACACCTTGGGATGGAG GAACGTTCAAGTTGACACTTCAGTTCACGGAAGACTATCCTAACAAACCACCAACAGTTCGATTTGTTTCTCGGATGTTCCATCCTAATA TTTATGCTGATGGAAGTATATGCTTGGACATCCTTCAAAATCAGTGGAGTCCTATCTATGACGTTGCGGCTATACTCACCTCTATCCAG TCATTGTTATGCGATCCAAATCCCAATTCTCCTGCGAATTCTGAAGCTGCTCGAATGTTCAGTGAGAACAAGCGAGAATATAATCGGAGAGTAAGGGAAAGTGTGGAGCAAAGCTGGACGGCCGATTAA